The Brassica napus cultivar Da-Ae chromosome C7, Da-Ae, whole genome shotgun sequence genome has a segment encoding these proteins:
- the LOC106393349 gene encoding uncharacterized protein LOC106393349 produces the protein MTTSPNWREIKEHLERYGGDSPNDRPDIECRVFKMKTPSSEVVDEIISAELLNKEEDPEAYNLVTKHMIHGPCGVINQKSPCMENNVCTKKYTPPYNGSTSIDKSGDVLYRRRRNENEYVVKNGAILNNTFVVPHNIKLLKKYEAHINVEWCNCTSAVKYLFKYITKGVDRASVVIEKGSTTTTSDTVTSGEPKERVMKQHNEIQDYIDARYLSACESMWRTFAFHIHKRKPLVEKLIIHLEGEHKITIKATDNLGRVIRKPVPKSGLNGPRSYDELKTFNGVKYPDFKSVCHARGYLNDDVEWHESMSEGARTATPYQLRDMFVTFLTNCFVASSKELWEHSWKSMSKDILHKRQRILGHTNLELDDETLEQYTLIEVEKLMRMHDRSLNDIKEMPKIKPVLLKELGNRLWNQEMDYDVAEETLRHDRQYNLLNAEQSAIYESVLDSVDKKDGKLFFVYGAGGTRKTFLYQTILSRLRSRKQIVLPVASSKIAALLLPNGRTAHSRFNIPLKLDEDKLCNIKPGTMLAELIEKTDLIIWDEAPMIHKHAFEALDKTLKDIMSMKIPPAKDQTFGGKTVLLGGDFRQILLVIPQGSRADTVLASISHSYLWNSCHKFSLKTNMRVNQDEKEFSEWLLKVGEGRPESGQEDEDDAYHDQMIIVDYSLVQETKDESLKQVLDAVYGDVNKIKASQSSYTDKAILTPRNDTVDEINAYTISKTDGESRDYYSYDNFEVSETQSNQNDTLYAIEYLNSMEFPGLPSQKLTLKVWLLHRVSPVSGLGGIVRLRRWSLFCFAVSWSDRSLVSAVRCYEALGKLFSDGSISLRADHRGSQNYRVLALG, from the exons ATGACGACCAGTCCTAACTGGAGAGAGATTAAAGAACATCTTGAAAGATATGGTGGAGACTCCCCTAATGATAGACCAGACATTGAATGTCGGGTCTTTAAGATGAA AACACCAAGTTCAGAGGTAGTAGATGAGATTATTTCAGCTGAGCTCctaaacaaagaagaagaccCAGAAGCTTACAATTTAGTGACAAAACACATGATCCATGGTCCGTGTGGTGTCATTAATCAGAAGTCACCATGTATGGAGAATAATGTGTGCACGAAAAAGTATACTCCGCCGTATAATGGCAGTACTTCGATTGACAAATCAGGGGATGTATTATATCGTCGCCGCCGTAATGAAAATGAGTATGTGGTAAAGAATGGGGCAATCCTAAACAATACGTTTGTTGTACCTCATAACATTAAGCTCCTGAAGAAGTACGAAGCTCATATTAATGTGGAATGGTGTAATTGTACAAGTGCAGTGAAGTACTTATTCAAGTACATAACCAAGGGTGTTGACAGAGCATCCGTAGTTATTGAAAAAGGAAGTACGACAACTACCTCTGACACAGTGACTTCTGGTGAACCAAAGGAAAGAGTGATGAAGCAACATAATGAGATCCAAGACTACATCGATGCTCGGTATTTATCAGCTTGTGAGTCTATGTGGCGGACTTTCGCATTTCACATACACAAAAGAAAGCCATTAGTTGAGAAGCTTATCATTCACTTAGAAGGCGAACATAAAATCACAATTAAAGCAACTGATAACCTCGGCCGTGTAATCCGCAAGCCAG TACCAAAGTCTGGTCTGAAC ggTCCTAGAAGTTATGACGAGCTAAAAACGTTTAACGGCGTGAAATACCCTGACTTCAAATCAGTTTGCCACGCACGAGGCTATTTGAACGATGATGTTGAATGGCACGAGAGTATGTCAGAGGGTGCTAGAACCGCCACCCCATACCAACTCCGTGATATGTTTGTCACATTCCTAACCAATTGCTTCGTTGCAAGCTCTAAAGAATTATGGGAACACTCATGGAAGTCAATGAGCAAGGACATACTTCACAAGAGACAAAGGATCTTAGGTCACACAAATCTGGAACTGGATGATGAGACCCTTGAGCAATACACGTTAATCGAAGTGGAAAAGTTGATGCGCATGCATGACCGCTCATTAAATGATATTAAAGAGATGCCAAAGATCAAACCTGTTTTGCTAAAAGAATTGGGGAACAGGTTGTGGAACCAAGAAATGGATTATGATGTTGCTGAGGAAACACTAAGACATGACAGGCAGTACAACTTACTTAATGCCGAGCAGAGTGCGATTTACGAATCAGTCTTAGACTCTGTTGATAAAAAGGATGGAAAACTATTCTTTGTATATGGCGCAGGGGGCACAAGAAAAACATTCCTATACCAAACCATTTTATCCAGACTTCGCTCGAGAAAACAAATCGTTCTCCCGGTTGCTTCTTCAAAAATAGCCGCATTGCTACTACCAAACGGGAGAACAGCTCATTCTCGGTTTAATATTCCTTTGAAGCTCGACGAAGATAAGCTCTGCAACATCAAACCAGGTACAATGCTGGCTGAACTAATTGAGAAAACGGATCTCATAATTTGGGATGAGGCACCTATGATACACAAGCATGCTTTCGAAGCACTAGACAAAACTTTGAAGGACATAATGTCTATGAAAATTCCACCCGCAAAGGATCAAACTTTTGGCGGCAAAACCGTTTTGTTAGGTGGTGATTTTAGACAGATCCTACTAGTAATTCCACAAGGCAGTAGAGCTGATACTGTCTTAGCTTCGATAAGTCATTCATATCTATGGAATAGCTGCCACAAGTtctctttaaaaacaaatatgcgAGTCAATCAGGACGAGAAAGAGTTCTCTGAGTGGCTTCTCAAAGTCGGGGAAGGTCGTCCAGAATCAGGAcaagaagatgaggatgatgCCTACCATGACCAAATGATAATCGTCGACTACTCATTGGTCCAAGAGACTAAGGATGAGTCATTAAAACAAGTTCTCGATGCTGTGTATGGTGATGTCAACAAAATAAAGGCCTCCCAAAGTTCCTACACTGATAAAGCTATACTTACACCCCGAAATGATACAGTAGATGAAATCAATGCATATACAATCTCCAAAACCGATGGGGAGTCAAGAGACTACTACAGTTACGATAACTTTGAGGTTTCGGAAACTCAATCTAATCAAAATGATACATTATACGCGATTGAGTATCTCAATTCCATGGAGTTTCCAGGATTGCCTTCTCAAAAACTCACTCTCAAA GTTTGGCTTCTCCACAGAGTCTCACCGGTCTCTGGTCTTGGTGGAATCGTTCGGCTGCGGCGGTGGTCTTTGTTTTGCTTTGCGGTGTCGTGGAGTGACCGGAGTCTAGTCTCCGCTGTCAG GTGCTATGAAGCCCTCGGCAAGCTGTTCTCAGATGGATCAATATCTTTAAGAGCGGATCATCGGGGAAGCCAAAATTACCGGGTTCTGGCTCTCGGTTGA
- the LOC106396883 gene encoding ankyrin repeat domain-containing protein 2B: MASSSENTRDEKNDSKSKSPKQVSGSGGSPSPSPADFGIDFNAFDFSSMAGILNDPSIKELAEQIAKDPTFNQLAEQLQKSVPSASSTEGALPNFDPEQYMATMNQVMGNPEFRTMAEKLGNALVQDPQMSSFMEAFANPGATEQFTERMAQMKEDPTLKPILAEIDADPSAMMKYWNDKDVLKKLGEAMGIAVGAEQNVAAEPEPEEAEEGEDEEESIVHQTASLGDVEGLKAALASGGNKDEEDSEGRTALHFACGYGEVKCAQVLVDCGANVNAVDKNKNTPLHYAAGYGRKECVSLLLENGAAVTLQNTDSKTPVDVAKLNNQLDVVKLLEKDAFL, encoded by the exons ATGGCTTCAAGTTCAGAGAACACTCGTG ATGAGAAAAACGATTCCAAGAGTAAGAGCCCTAAACAGGTATCTGGCTCAGGAggttctccttctccttcaccTGCTGATTTTGGTATTGACTTCAATGCTTTTGATTTCTCTAGCATGGCCGGTATTCTCAAT GACCCAAGCATCAAGGAATTGGCTGAGCAAATTGCCAAAGACCCCACCTTTAACCAGTTAGCTGAGCAGCTTCAAAAATCTGTTCCAAGTGCATCATCAACTGAAGGAGCTCTCCCTAACTTTGATCCGGAACAGTACATGGCTACAATGAATCAGGTTATGGGTAACCCTGAGTTCAGAACCATGGCCGAGAAACTCGGTAACGCCTTGGTACAG gatcCACAAATGTCTTCATTTATGGAGGCTTTCGCTAACCCTGGAGCAACAGAGCAGTTTACTGAGCGTATGGCACAGATGAAAGAAGATCCTACCTTGAAACCTATATTAGCTGAGATAGATGCTGATCCTTCCGCCATGATGAA GTATTGGAATGATAAAGATGTTTTGAAGAAGCTAGGCGAAGCAATGGGTATAGCTGTTGGAGCTGAGCAGAATGTTGCAGCTGAACCTGAACCTGAGGAGgcagaagaaggagaagatgaagaagagtctATTGTACATCAGACTGCTAGTCTTGGTGATGTTGAG GGTCTGAAAGCTGCGTTAGCATCTGGGGGTaacaaagatgaagaagactCTGAGGGAAGAACAGCATTACATTTTGCATGTGGATATGGGGAG GTGAAATGTGCTCAAGTTCTTGTGGATTGTGGAGCAAATGTCAATGCagttgacaaaaacaaaaacactcCACTGCATTATGCCGCTGGTTATGGACGGAAAGAGTGTGTAAGCCTTCTCTTAGAGAATGGTGCTGCAGT CACACTGCAAAACACAGACAGTAAAACTCCAGTTGATGTGGCAAAGCTTAACAATCAGCTCGATGTTGTTAAGCTCCTTGAGAAGGATGCTTTCCTCTAA